The Burkholderia lata genome contains a region encoding:
- the fhuB gene encoding Fe(3+)-hydroxamate ABC transporter permease FhuB, whose protein sequence is MTTLAMRKRLAAAGKGTASGRAGAIALGLVTLIALLAVLRVAPDLRVWWDAVPGSDAAALAHVFLFDLNLPRVAAALVAGGCLGIAGALFQSLTRNPLASPDLLGVTGGAQLGLLAAMLVPALAGVASVPLLFVCGLAAAACAIVAAGGWRATPLRLVLAGSVCMLLFAALSTLVLAFFEQNIAGAALWTNGSLYQPGATGLALAARWLVVPLIALPFVIRPLNPLTLGDDAAAAAGVRVDATRLAATIVAVAFTSVAVSIAGPLSYVGLVAPNLLRQVRGARAARLGVLVPLSALAGGALVLVTDSAVLASGLDATLSTGVAIALVGTPLMLAMIRRGAAWSGVLHADAERAAGSGSTRLVGWLERLGWPLRTALFVVAGVLIVFVGVSAGPEWLSIARWSDALSGHDALARMLIDLRMPRLLCALLAGALLAVSGVAMQSVVRNPLAGPEVLGVTQGAGLVTLFALSTWPLMGHVTLAAAALIGGGLSLAITLALNHRHRYAPLAVALTGIVIGALWTTLAQWLITQESVQPARFVVWLVGGTYGRSWGEVSMLLPWCVLAVPVFTWLAKPLDMLALGDDQAAALGLPVAALRPLALTIATLAACAAVAAVGPVGFIGLMAPHVATMLGARRHRTRLWLAAACGALILGVADLAARTVVAPREVPAGVLTALIGAPYLLGLLILEGRRARRAGR, encoded by the coding sequence ATGACGACGCTCGCGATGCGCAAGCGCCTCGCGGCGGCGGGGAAGGGCACGGCGTCGGGCCGGGCCGGCGCGATCGCGCTCGGCCTCGTCACGTTGATCGCGCTACTCGCGGTGCTGCGCGTCGCCCCCGATCTGCGCGTGTGGTGGGACGCCGTGCCCGGCAGCGATGCCGCTGCGCTCGCGCACGTGTTCCTGTTCGACCTCAACCTGCCGCGCGTCGCGGCCGCGCTCGTCGCGGGCGGCTGCCTCGGCATCGCGGGCGCGCTGTTCCAGTCGCTCACGCGCAATCCGCTCGCGTCGCCCGACCTGCTCGGCGTGACCGGCGGCGCCCAGCTCGGCCTGCTCGCGGCGATGCTCGTGCCGGCGCTGGCCGGCGTCGCGTCGGTGCCGCTGTTGTTCGTCTGCGGGCTGGCCGCGGCTGCCTGTGCGATCGTCGCGGCCGGCGGCTGGCGGGCGACGCCGTTGCGCCTCGTGCTCGCGGGCAGCGTGTGCATGCTGCTGTTCGCGGCGCTGTCGACGCTCGTGCTCGCCTTCTTCGAGCAGAACATCGCGGGCGCCGCGCTGTGGACCAACGGCAGTCTCTACCAGCCGGGCGCGACGGGCCTCGCGCTTGCCGCGCGCTGGCTCGTCGTGCCGCTGATCGCGTTGCCGTTCGTGATCCGGCCGCTGAATCCGCTTACGCTCGGCGACGATGCGGCGGCTGCGGCCGGCGTGCGCGTCGATGCGACTCGGCTCGCCGCGACAATCGTTGCGGTCGCGTTCACGAGCGTGGCGGTCAGTATCGCGGGCCCGCTGTCGTATGTCGGCCTCGTCGCACCGAACCTGCTGCGCCAGGTGCGCGGCGCGCGTGCGGCGCGGCTCGGCGTGCTGGTGCCGCTGTCGGCGCTCGCGGGCGGTGCGCTCGTGCTCGTCACCGACAGTGCGGTGCTCGCGTCGGGTCTCGACGCCACGCTGTCGACCGGCGTCGCGATCGCGCTGGTCGGCACGCCGTTGATGCTGGCGATGATCCGGCGCGGTGCCGCGTGGTCGGGCGTGCTGCACGCGGATGCCGAACGTGCGGCGGGCAGCGGCTCGACGCGGCTCGTCGGCTGGCTCGAACGGCTCGGCTGGCCGCTGCGCACCGCGCTGTTCGTCGTGGCAGGCGTGCTGATCGTGTTCGTCGGCGTGTCGGCCGGCCCCGAGTGGCTGTCGATCGCGCGCTGGTCCGATGCGCTGTCCGGTCACGATGCGCTCGCGCGGATGCTGATCGACCTGCGGATGCCGCGCCTGCTATGTGCGCTGCTTGCCGGCGCGTTGCTGGCGGTCAGCGGCGTCGCGATGCAAAGCGTCGTGCGCAATCCGCTCGCGGGCCCCGAAGTGCTCGGCGTCACGCAGGGTGCGGGGCTCGTCACGCTGTTCGCGCTGTCGACGTGGCCGCTGATGGGCCACGTGACGCTCGCGGCCGCCGCGCTGATCGGCGGTGGCCTGTCGCTCGCGATCACGCTCGCGCTGAATCACCGGCATCGCTACGCGCCGCTCGCGGTGGCGTTGACGGGCATCGTGATCGGCGCGCTGTGGACCACGCTCGCGCAATGGTTGATCACGCAGGAAAGCGTGCAGCCCGCACGCTTCGTCGTGTGGCTCGTCGGCGGTACGTATGGCCGGAGCTGGGGCGAAGTGTCGATGCTGCTGCCGTGGTGCGTGCTCGCGGTGCCCGTGTTCACGTGGCTCGCGAAACCGCTCGACATGCTCGCGCTCGGCGACGACCAGGCGGCTGCGCTCGGCTTGCCGGTGGCCGCGCTGCGGCCGCTCGCGCTGACGATCGCGACGCTCGCCGCGTGCGCGGCCGTCGCGGCGGTCGGGCCGGTCGGCTTCATCGGGTTGATGGCGCCGCACGTCGCGACGATGCTCGGCGCGCGCCGGCATCGTACACGGCTGTGGCTCGCGGCCGCGTGCGGCGCGCTGATCCTCGGCGTGGCGGATCTCGCGGCGCGTACGGTCGTCGCGCCGCGCGAAGTGCCGGCCGGCGTGCTGACCGCGCTGATCGGTGCACCGTACCTGCTCGGGCTGTTGATCCTCGAGGGGCGCCGCGCCCGGCGCGCGGGGCGATGA
- the fhuF gene encoding siderophore-iron reductase FhuF, whose protein sequence is MTPALDGARATRFSTFGPEPFADHLDVVWLGMPDDAHDAPGRIVVPVSTLPDHRSAILDAMVGHYGGDPAQHARALMSQWSKYYFGRAAPAGVVAALTLGRPLDMSPERTFVALDDGMPAALYFPHDALGAPCDDPAPRYAGLIAHLGAVIDLLAAMGRVTPRVLWSNAGNLLDYLLDTYRSLPCAADPVRDADWLFGSSCVHGEPNPLRVPVRDAVPRSALLPTPFRARRVCCLRYEIPGETQLCGSCPLLLTMDDAALAGQDAIR, encoded by the coding sequence ATGACGCCCGCGCTCGATGGCGCGCGCGCCACGCGCTTCTCGACGTTCGGGCCCGAACCGTTCGCCGACCACCTCGACGTCGTGTGGCTCGGCATGCCGGACGACGCGCACGATGCGCCGGGCCGGATCGTCGTACCCGTCAGCACGCTGCCCGATCACCGCAGCGCGATCCTCGACGCGATGGTCGGCCATTACGGCGGCGATCCGGCGCAGCATGCGCGCGCGCTGATGTCGCAATGGAGCAAATACTATTTCGGCCGCGCGGCGCCGGCCGGTGTCGTCGCCGCGCTGACACTGGGCCGGCCGCTCGACATGTCGCCCGAGCGCACGTTCGTCGCGCTCGACGACGGGATGCCCGCCGCGCTGTATTTCCCGCACGATGCGCTCGGCGCACCGTGTGACGACCCGGCACCACGCTATGCGGGACTCATCGCGCATCTCGGCGCGGTGATCGACCTGCTCGCGGCGATGGGCCGCGTCACGCCGCGCGTGCTGTGGAGCAACGCGGGCAACCTGCTCGACTATCTGCTCGATACGTATCGTTCGCTGCCATGCGCCGCCGATCCCGTCCGCGATGCGGACTGGCTGTTCGGTTCGAGCTGCGTGCACGGCGAGCCGAATCCGCTGCGCGTGCCCGTGCGCGATGCCGTGCCGCGCTCGGCGCTGCTGCCGACGCCGTTTCGTGCGCGCCGCGTGTGCTGCCTGCGCTATGAAATTCCTGGAGAAACGCAACTGTGTGGAAGCTGCCCCCTGCTACTGACGATGGACGACGCGGCGCTGGCCGGGCAGGACGCGATCCGGTGA
- a CDS encoding ABC transporter substrate-binding protein: protein MTDAGRRHALGALAALGAACCGALSLSSRAVAATLDAHRAQGVRAPGAVSLAGNPVVSQASATMPVRPQRVVALDFMFAESVIALDIVPVGMADTAFYPGWLGYQSERLANVTDIGSRQEPGLEAIAAVKPDLIIGVGFRHAPIFDALDRIAPTILFQFSPNVSDGGVPVTQLDWMRQIFRTIGAVTGRDARAQAVDAQLDAGIARNAARLAAAGRKGERVALLQDLGLPDRYWAYTGNSTSAGLARALGLDPWPKKPTREGTLYVTSADLLKQRELAVLFVTASGMDVPLSAKLDSPVWRYVPAMKDHRIALIERNIWGFGGPMSALKLADVMTDTMLKLPAVR from the coding sequence GTGACGGATGCCGGCCGCCGGCATGCGCTCGGCGCACTCGCGGCGCTCGGTGCCGCGTGCTGCGGTGCGCTTTCCCTGTCGTCCCGCGCCGTTGCCGCGACGCTCGATGCCCATCGCGCGCAGGGCGTGCGTGCGCCGGGTGCGGTGTCGCTGGCCGGTAATCCCGTCGTGTCGCAGGCGAGCGCGACGATGCCGGTGCGGCCGCAGCGCGTGGTCGCACTCGACTTCATGTTCGCGGAAAGCGTGATCGCGCTCGACATCGTGCCGGTCGGGATGGCCGATACCGCGTTCTATCCGGGCTGGCTCGGCTATCAAAGCGAGCGGCTCGCGAACGTGACCGATATCGGTTCGCGCCAGGAGCCTGGCCTCGAAGCGATCGCAGCGGTCAAGCCCGACCTGATCATCGGCGTCGGCTTCCGGCATGCGCCGATTTTCGATGCGCTCGACCGGATCGCGCCGACGATCCTGTTCCAGTTCAGCCCGAACGTGTCTGATGGCGGCGTGCCGGTCACGCAGCTCGACTGGATGCGGCAGATCTTCCGGACGATCGGTGCGGTGACGGGGCGCGACGCGCGTGCGCAGGCGGTCGATGCGCAGCTCGATGCGGGCATCGCGCGCAATGCGGCGCGGCTCGCGGCTGCGGGCAGAAAAGGCGAGCGCGTCGCGCTGCTGCAGGATCTCGGCTTGCCCGACCGCTACTGGGCCTATACGGGCAACAGCACGTCGGCGGGTCTCGCGCGGGCGCTCGGGCTCGATCCGTGGCCGAAGAAGCCGACGCGGGAAGGCACGCTCTACGTGACGTCGGCCGACCTGCTCAAGCAGCGTGAACTGGCCGTGCTGTTCGTGACCGCATCGGGCATGGACGTACCGCTGTCCGCGAAACTCGATTCGCCGGTGTGGCGCTACGTGCCCGCGATGAAGGACCACCGGATCGCGCTCATCGAACGCAATATCTGGGGGTTCGGCGGGCCGATGTCGGCGCTGAAACTGGCCGACGTGATGACCGATACGATGCTGAAGCTGCCGGCCGTGCGCTGA
- a CDS encoding cyclic peptide export ABC transporter has translation MTAAHEPSSPPSLDASPGRPAARLILALLRESRASLVLALTACVLNGVASVLLVATLNRALSQPGAADASLAWRFALCAVIALVTRIVSGTLFARLSQDTMARLRVHLARRVGSAELRDIERIGAAPVQSVLTDDATNVSMLFFALPNLVMHGSIVFGCLGYLAWLSWPVCLLALAAIIAGSLGYHTGDRRAIASLEAAGQAQDRLFGYLGSLFSGAKELKLHDERARQFVDGQLGAAIGEVRDHRRRAFSAYAVGVGWIIFLFYVFLGIASFWPQLGVHADPAAAAGYVVVFLFMLVPLDGLLNNLPTVNAARVSLTRIEGVMAEFGALRTVPPASDAPDVPPAGAVTLRGVTHAYFHERDERMFSIGPINLTIQPGELLFIVGGNGSGKTTLAKVLTGLYEPEEGTIEVDGRTIGWRERAAYRQRFSAVFNDFHLFDALLGIVDPDDPSRAQADARANALIAKLALDHKVKVVDGAFSTRALSTGQRKRLALVVAYLEDRPFYLFDEWAADQDPSFKAVFYEQLLPELRARGKAVIVITHDDRYFDLADRLLKLDNGKIVSDTTPARTRAQDGVDALSA, from the coding sequence ATGACAGCCGCCCACGAGCCTTCTTCCCCGCCGTCCCTCGACGCTTCCCCCGGCCGCCCCGCGGCGCGCCTGATCCTTGCGCTGTTGCGCGAAAGCCGCGCGTCACTCGTGCTGGCGCTCACCGCGTGCGTATTGAACGGCGTCGCGAGCGTGCTGCTCGTCGCGACGCTGAACCGTGCACTCTCGCAGCCCGGCGCGGCCGATGCGTCGCTCGCGTGGCGCTTCGCGCTGTGCGCGGTGATCGCACTCGTCACGCGGATCGTGTCGGGCACGCTGTTCGCGCGCCTGTCGCAGGACACGATGGCGCGACTGCGCGTGCATCTCGCGCGGCGCGTCGGCTCGGCCGAACTGCGCGACATCGAGCGGATCGGCGCGGCGCCCGTACAGTCGGTACTGACCGACGACGCCACCAACGTATCGATGCTGTTCTTCGCGCTGCCGAACCTGGTCATGCACGGCTCGATCGTGTTCGGCTGCCTCGGCTACCTCGCGTGGCTGTCGTGGCCGGTGTGCCTGCTGGCACTGGCCGCGATCATCGCCGGCTCGCTCGGCTATCACACCGGCGACCGCCGCGCGATCGCATCGCTCGAAGCGGCCGGCCAGGCGCAGGACCGCCTGTTCGGCTATCTCGGCTCGCTGTTTTCCGGCGCGAAGGAACTGAAGTTGCATGACGAGCGCGCGCGCCAGTTCGTCGACGGCCAGCTCGGCGCCGCGATCGGCGAAGTGCGCGACCACCGCCGCCGCGCGTTCAGCGCGTACGCGGTCGGGGTCGGCTGGATCATCTTCCTGTTCTACGTGTTCCTCGGCATCGCGTCGTTCTGGCCGCAGCTCGGCGTGCATGCCGATCCGGCCGCGGCCGCCGGCTACGTCGTCGTGTTCCTGTTCATGCTCGTGCCGCTCGACGGGCTGCTGAACAACCTGCCGACCGTCAACGCGGCCCGCGTGTCGCTCACGCGGATCGAAGGCGTGATGGCCGAATTCGGCGCGCTGCGCACGGTACCGCCGGCGTCCGACGCGCCCGACGTGCCGCCGGCCGGCGCCGTCACGCTGCGCGGCGTCACGCATGCGTACTTCCATGAACGCGACGAACGGATGTTCAGCATCGGGCCGATCAACCTGACGATCCAGCCGGGCGAGCTCCTGTTCATCGTCGGCGGCAACGGCAGCGGCAAGACGACGCTCGCGAAGGTGCTGACGGGGCTCTACGAGCCGGAAGAAGGCACGATCGAGGTCGATGGCCGCACGATCGGCTGGCGCGAGCGCGCCGCATACCGGCAGCGTTTCAGCGCGGTGTTCAACGATTTCCACCTGTTCGATGCGCTGCTCGGCATCGTCGATCCCGACGATCCGTCCCGCGCGCAGGCCGATGCGCGCGCGAACGCGCTGATCGCGAAGCTCGCGCTCGATCACAAGGTGAAGGTAGTGGACGGCGCGTTCTCGACCCGCGCACTGTCGACCGGGCAGCGCAAGCGGCTCGCGCTCGTCGTCGCGTACCTGGAGGACCGGCCGTTCTACCTGTTCGACGAATGGGCGGCCGACCAGGACCCGTCGTTCAAGGCCGTGTTCTACGAGCAGTTGCTGCCCGAGCTGCGTGCGCGCGGCAAGGCCGTTATCGTGATCACGCACGACGACCGCTACTTCGATCTCGCCGACCGCTTGCTGAAGCTCGACAACGGGAAAATCGTCAGCGACACGACGCCGGCCAGGACGCGCGCGCAGGATGGTGTCGACGCGCTGAGCGCGTAA